The Streptomyces sp. HUAS CB01 genome has a segment encoding these proteins:
- a CDS encoding DegT/DnrJ/EryC1/StrS family aminotransferase gives MGEALEARMRERLGRECLYVPSCRLGLYVALRHWCRPGGRVLMSPVNDDVIFFVVLAAGLRPVQAPLDARDGSIDGSAVPEATWRSLDAVVTTNLYGNPDPAPGLRTRCDALGIPLLEDAAHAIGSRIGGRPVGAYGEASVFSLSKHTAAKTGGFLAIADPELRGTLRDARDALLAPSRLSAELAYALRPYAEAGVRGLRLVRAARAVMRLLGMEEREEIRMPLRPDELRQAVAEAPALPPFHSWVRVDMHDYRISPGRARLRRTARLLDRLDDRLAAHLEGTRRLLASPWGAPGPGPVQPLFRVPLLVADRDAAVAALARHRVTTGYLYDPPLDDYASELFSDPSPAPEPARWFARHALPADPLQADRIIAVLDAAGVRPATAPPGTAAGGPEGGAGA, from the coding sequence ATGGGGGAGGCGCTGGAAGCGCGGATGCGCGAACGCCTCGGCAGGGAGTGCCTGTACGTGCCGTCGTGCCGGCTCGGGCTGTACGTGGCGCTGCGCCACTGGTGCCGGCCCGGCGGTCGGGTGCTGATGTCGCCCGTCAACGACGACGTCATCTTCTTCGTGGTGCTGGCGGCGGGGCTGCGTCCCGTGCAGGCGCCCCTCGACGCGAGGGACGGCTCGATCGACGGGTCCGCCGTCCCCGAGGCGACCTGGCGGAGCCTGGACGCGGTCGTCACGACCAATCTGTACGGCAACCCCGATCCGGCACCCGGGCTGCGCACCCGTTGCGACGCGCTCGGCATCCCGCTGCTGGAGGACGCGGCGCACGCGATCGGGTCGCGGATCGGCGGGCGGCCGGTCGGTGCGTACGGGGAGGCCTCCGTCTTCAGCCTCTCCAAGCACACCGCCGCCAAGACCGGGGGCTTCCTCGCGATCGCCGACCCGGAGCTGCGGGGCACCCTCAGGGACGCCCGCGACGCCCTCCTCGCCCCCTCGCGGCTCTCCGCCGAACTCGCCTACGCCTTACGGCCGTACGCGGAGGCGGGGGTGCGCGGGCTGCGCCTCGTCCGGGCGGCGCGGGCCGTGATGCGGCTCCTCGGCATGGAGGAGCGCGAGGAGATACGGATGCCGCTGCGGCCCGACGAGCTGAGACAGGCGGTCGCCGAGGCGCCGGCGCTCCCGCCGTTCCACTCCTGGGTGCGGGTCGACATGCACGACTACCGGATCAGCCCGGGGCGCGCCCGGCTCCGGCGCACCGCGCGGCTGCTCGACCGCCTCGACGACCGTCTCGCGGCCCATCTCGAAGGCACCCGGCGGCTGCTGGCGAGCCCCTGGGGGGCGCCCGGCCCCGGCCCGGTCCAGCCGCTCTTCCGCGTCCCGCTCCTGGTCGCCGACCGGGACGCGGCCGTCGCCGCGCTGGCCCGTCACCGCGTGACCACCGGCTACCTCTACGACCCGCCGCTCGACGACTACGCATCCGAGCTCTTCAGCGATCCGTCGCCCGCCCCGGAACCGGCCCGCTGGTTCGCCCGCCACGCCCTGCCGGCCGACCCGCTCCAGGCGGACCGGATCATCGCCGTCCTCGACGCGGCGGGTGTGCGCCCGGCAACGGCCCCGCCGGGAACGGCTGCCGGCGGCCCCGAGGGCGGGGCCGGTGCCTGA
- a CDS encoding STAS domain-containing protein, which produces MDRGTVGSANRGRLRVDVRTEGPSEVVTPAGELDHHTAELLRAPLEDALDQGRARLVVDCSRLEFCDSTGLNVLLGARLRAEAAGGGVHLAGMLPVVARVFEITGAEAVFTVHDSVEAALAE; this is translated from the coding sequence ATGGACCGCGGGACGGTCGGCAGTGCGAATCGAGGCCGCCTTCGGGTGGATGTCAGGACCGAAGGTCCGAGCGAAGTGGTGACTCCGGCGGGTGAGCTCGATCACCACACCGCCGAACTGTTGCGTGCGCCACTCGAGGACGCGCTCGATCAAGGCCGTGCACGCCTGGTGGTCGACTGTTCACGCCTCGAGTTCTGTGACTCCACGGGGCTGAACGTGCTGCTCGGCGCCCGCCTCCGGGCCGAGGCCGCCGGGGGCGGGGTCCATCTGGCCGGGATGCTTCCCGTCGTGGCCCGGGTCTTCGAGATCACCGGTGCGGAGGCGGTCTTCACCGTCCACGACTCGGTCGAGGCGGCCCTCGCGGAGTGA
- a CDS encoding peptidase, whose amino-acid sequence MSYQKRTALALAAAVAGSVVLTAAPTAHAAVVDVDYRCQTPIGPKGAVSPIDIEAVRSGSGYKLTMSFRKGVSSSPVELGKGAMNPSAVIELGGAEKGRVPVSGPPNAEAIPANTPIRINDLTGTYTPGKSGKVTFTAGVLTIKALGTTTTCTPRNNPKPSLELDVQGAGGGGSQSGGSGSGSGSEAGELPKTGPLDSALALGTLGGTVLLTGAAGVLWLTRRGPRSAG is encoded by the coding sequence GTGTCGTACCAGAAGCGGACAGCTCTCGCGCTGGCAGCGGCGGTGGCGGGCTCGGTGGTGCTGACGGCCGCGCCCACCGCCCATGCCGCCGTCGTGGACGTCGACTACCGGTGCCAGACGCCCATCGGGCCCAAGGGCGCGGTGTCGCCGATCGACATCGAGGCCGTCAGGAGCGGCAGCGGCTACAAGCTCACGATGTCGTTCCGGAAGGGCGTCTCGTCCAGCCCGGTGGAGCTCGGCAAGGGAGCCATGAACCCGAGCGCGGTCATCGAGCTCGGCGGGGCGGAGAAGGGCAGGGTGCCGGTCTCGGGGCCGCCGAACGCCGAGGCGATCCCGGCCAACACCCCTATCAGGATCAACGACTTGACCGGTACGTACACCCCCGGCAAGAGCGGCAAGGTCACCTTCACCGCCGGGGTGCTCACCATCAAGGCACTCGGTACGACGACCACGTGCACGCCCAGGAACAACCCGAAGCCGTCGCTCGAACTGGACGTGCAGGGCGCAGGCGGCGGCGGTTCGCAGTCCGGCGGGTCCGGCTCCGGGTCCGGCTCCGAAGCAGGCGAGCTGCCGAAGACCGGCCCCCTCGACTCCGCGCTCGCGCTCGGCACGCTCGGCGGCACGGTGCTCCTGACCGGGGCGGCCGGGGTGCTGTGGCTGACCCGCCGCGGACCGCGGTCCGCGGGCTGA
- a CDS encoding COG1470 family protein encodes MADPPRTAVRGLTVPARARLAAAAGALLSVLWAAAPAAAGQDWTVEPATGGRPYAYLEGPPGTVMEDRVSVTNPGAEPLTVGLRAAGPAWLAFAEDQVTVPARTRADVPFAVTVPASASPGDRPARVVVSAGGREAVVRVHVRVTGPELAALTVEDVRVEGRVLRYTLVNRGNTVLAPRLAVRADGLTGELLRRPARALPVELGPGRSVELTEPWPDPPALDSVDVTLRVTAPGAAPAEATVSARYVPWAAATGTVLALGAAAGGLALWRGRRRPPGRPDGPDGPERTLAQAGARP; translated from the coding sequence GTGGCTGACCCGCCGCGGACCGCGGTCCGCGGGCTGACCGTGCCGGCCCGCGCCCGACTCGCCGCCGCGGCCGGCGCCCTGCTGTCCGTGCTCTGGGCGGCCGCGCCCGCGGCGGCCGGGCAGGACTGGACGGTCGAGCCCGCGACGGGCGGCAGGCCGTACGCCTACCTGGAGGGCCCACCGGGCACGGTCATGGAGGACAGGGTCTCCGTGACCAACCCGGGGGCGGAACCGCTGACGGTGGGGCTGCGGGCCGCGGGTCCGGCCTGGCTGGCGTTCGCCGAGGACCAGGTGACCGTCCCCGCCCGCACCCGGGCGGATGTGCCCTTCGCCGTCACGGTCCCGGCCTCCGCGTCCCCCGGCGACCGGCCGGCCCGCGTCGTGGTGTCCGCCGGGGGCCGTGAGGCGGTGGTACGCGTCCATGTGCGCGTCACCGGGCCCGAGCTGGCCGCCCTCACGGTGGAGGACGTCCGCGTCGAGGGCCGCGTCCTCCGCTACACCCTCGTCAACCGGGGCAACACCGTGCTCGCGCCCCGCCTCGCCGTACGCGCCGACGGGCTCACCGGCGAACTGCTGCGGCGCCCCGCCCGCGCCCTGCCGGTCGAGCTGGGCCCCGGCCGGAGCGTCGAACTGACCGAACCCTGGCCCGATCCGCCCGCCCTCGACTCCGTCGACGTCACCCTCCGGGTCACGGCCCCTGGCGCGGCGCCCGCCGAGGCGACGGTCTCCGCCCGGTACGTGCCGTGGGCCGCGGCGACGGGCACGGTGCTGGCGCTCGGCGCCGCGGCGGGAGGCCTCGCACTGTGGCGCGGCCGCAGACGGCCCCCCGGCCGACCCGACGGACCCGACGGACCCGAACGGACCCTGGCACAGGCGGGAGCCCGACCGTGA
- a CDS encoding RNA polymerase sigma factor SigF: MEETMSPRLDETRTPNAASTRTHDRLESPEHAGRHAPGAYDEHSPHGQYGHTEQSEDVDLPALPPFDEVGAVDARALSKTLFARLEALEEGTHEYSYVRNTLVELNLALVKFAASRFRTRSEPMEDIIQVGTIGLIKAIDRFELSRGVEFPTFAMPTIIGEIKRFFRDTSWSVRVPRRLQELRLDLAKAGDELAQQLDRAPTIGELAERLGISRDEVVEGMAASNAYTASSLDAQPDEDDSEGALADRIGYEDHGLEGIEYIESLKPLIASLPPRDRKILSLRFVAGMTQSEIGDELGISQMHVSRLLARTLNRLRKGLTVEE, encoded by the coding sequence ATGGAGGAGACCATGTCACCCCGGCTCGACGAAACGCGTACCCCGAACGCGGCGTCGACACGCACGCACGATCGCCTCGAGTCCCCCGAGCACGCCGGACGCCACGCGCCCGGCGCGTACGACGAGCACTCCCCGCACGGTCAGTACGGGCACACCGAGCAGTCCGAGGACGTCGACCTTCCGGCACTCCCGCCGTTCGACGAGGTCGGCGCCGTGGACGCGCGCGCGCTGTCGAAGACGCTCTTCGCCCGCCTCGAAGCCCTCGAGGAGGGCACGCACGAGTACTCCTACGTGCGCAACACCCTCGTCGAACTCAACCTCGCGCTGGTCAAGTTCGCCGCCTCCCGGTTCCGCACCCGCAGCGAGCCGATGGAGGACATCATCCAGGTGGGCACGATCGGCCTGATCAAGGCGATCGACCGCTTCGAGCTCAGCCGGGGCGTGGAGTTCCCCACGTTCGCGATGCCGACCATCATCGGCGAGATCAAGCGTTTCTTCCGCGACACCTCCTGGTCCGTGCGCGTCCCGCGGCGGCTGCAGGAGCTGCGGCTGGACCTCGCGAAGGCGGGCGACGAGCTCGCCCAGCAGCTCGACCGCGCGCCGACGATCGGCGAACTCGCCGAGCGCCTCGGCATCTCCCGGGACGAGGTCGTCGAGGGCATGGCCGCGAGCAACGCGTACACCGCGAGCTCCCTGGACGCCCAGCCCGACGAGGACGACTCCGAGGGCGCGCTGGCCGACCGCATCGGCTACGAGGACCACGGCCTCGAGGGCATCGAGTACATCGAGTCCCTGAAGCCCCTCATCGCCTCGCTGCCGCCGCGCGACCGCAAGATCCTGTCCCTCCGCTTCGTGGCGGGCATGACCCAGTCCGAGATCGGCGACGAGCTCGGCATCTCGCAGATGCACGTGTCGCGTCTGCTGGCCCGCACCCTGAACAGGCTCAGAAAGGGCCTCACGGTCGAGGAGTGA
- a CDS encoding ATP-binding protein, with amino-acid sequence MSTTRQHPPGDLGPEPDGAPAEVGGGPGSAVPDGRVRTLALGNASGIVPLARDFTRQALYDWGWLPAANADRRAAAEDVLLVVSELVTNACLHAEGPDRLRVSSDAKVLRLEVTDLGAGQPAPRTPHRAGRPGGHGMFIVQRLCLDWGVVRTPGMTGKTVWAELAAPS; translated from the coding sequence ATGAGCACCACCCGGCAGCATCCGCCGGGCGACCTCGGCCCCGAGCCGGACGGCGCCCCCGCCGAGGTCGGCGGCGGACCCGGCTCCGCCGTGCCCGACGGCCGGGTGCGCACCCTGGCACTCGGGAACGCCAGCGGCATCGTCCCGCTCGCCCGCGACTTCACCCGGCAGGCCCTGTACGACTGGGGCTGGCTGCCCGCCGCCAACGCCGACCGCCGCGCCGCCGCCGAGGACGTCCTCCTCGTCGTCTCGGAGCTGGTCACCAACGCCTGCCTGCACGCGGAAGGCCCCGACCGGCTGCGCGTCTCCAGCGACGCCAAGGTGCTCCGGCTGGAGGTCACCGACCTCGGCGCCGGCCAGCCCGCGCCGCGCACCCCGCACCGCGCCGGCCGCCCCGGTGGCCACGGCATGTTCATCGTCCAGCGGCTGTGCCTGGACTGGGGTGTCGTCAGGACGCCGGGGATGACGGGCAAGACGGTGTGGGCGGAGCTCGCGGCCCCGTCCTAG